One genomic window of Hordeum vulgare subsp. vulgare unplaced genomic scaffold, MorexV3_pseudomolecules_assembly, whole genome shotgun sequence includes the following:
- the LOC123422714 gene encoding 30S ribosomal protein S18, chloroplastic yields MYTSKQPFLKSKQPFSKSKQTFNKSKQPFRKSKQTFRKFKQPFRKSKQPFRRRPRIGPGDRIDYRNMSLINRFISEQGKILSRRINRLTLKQQRLITLAIKQARILSFLPFRNYENEKQFQAQSISIITGSRPRKNRHIPQLTQKYNSNRNLRNYNQNLRNNNRNLSSDC; encoded by the coding sequence ATGTATACATCTAAACAACCTTTTCTTAAATCTAAGCAACCCTTTAGTAAATCCAAGCAAACTTTTAATAAATCCAAGCAACCCTTTCGTAAATCCAAGCAAACTTTTCGTAAATTCAAACAACCTTTTCGTAAATCTAAACAACCTTTTCGTAGGCGTCCCCGGATTGGCCCGGGAGATCGAATTGATTATAGAAACATGAGTTTAATTAATAGATTTATTAGTGAACAAGGAAAAATATTATCGAGACGAATAAATAGATTAACCTTGAAACAACAACGATTAATTACTCTTGCTATAAAACAGGCTCGTATTTTATCTTTTTTACCGTTTCGTAACTATGAGAACGAAAAACAATTTCAAGCCCAGTCAATTTCAATAATTACAGGTTCTAGACCCAGAAAAAATAGACATATTCCTCAATTAACGCAAAAGTACAATTCCAATCGAAACTTAAGAAACTACAACCAaaatttaagaaacaacaaccggAACTTAAGTTCCGATTGTTGA
- the LOC123422718 gene encoding ribulose bisphosphate carboxylase large chain: MSPQTETKAGVGFQAGVKDYKLTYYTPEYETKDTDILAAFRVSPQPGVPPEEAGAAVAAESSTGTWTTVWTDGLTSLDRYKGRCYHIEPVAGEDSQWICYVAYPLDLFEEGSVTNMFTSIVGNVFGFKALRALRLEDLRIPPTYSKTFQGPPHGIQVERDKLNKYGRPLLGCTIKPKLGLSAKNYGRACYECLRGGLDFTKDDENVNSQPFMRWRDRFVFCAEAIYKSQAETGEIKGHYLNATAGTCEEMIKRAVFARELGVPIVMHDYLTGGFTANTTLAHYCRDNGLLLHIHRAMHAVIDRQKNHGMHFRVLAKALRMSGGDHIHSGTVVGKLEGEREMTLGFVDLLRDDFIEKDRARGIFFTQDWVSMPGVIPVASGGIHVWHMPALTEIFGDDSVLQFGGGTLGHPWGNAPGAAANRVALEACVQARNEGRDLAREGNEIIRAACKWSPELAAACEVWKAIKFEFEPVDTIDKKV; this comes from the coding sequence ATGTCACcacaaacagaaactaaagcAGGTGTTGGATTTCAAGCTGGTGTTAAAGATTATAAATTGACTTACTACACCCCAGAGTATGAAACTAAGGATACTGATATCTTGGCAGCATTCCGAGTAAGTCCTCAGCCTGGGGTTCCGCCCGAAGAAGCAGGGGCTGCAGTAGCTGCCGAATCTTCTACTGGTACATGGACAACTGTTTGGACTGATGGACTTACCAGTCTTGATCGTTACAAAGGACGATGCTATCACATCGAGCCTGTTGCTGGGGAAGACAGCCAATGGATCTGTTATGTAGCTTATCCATTAGACCTATTTGAGGAGGGTTCCGTTACTAACATGTTTACTTCCATTGTGGGTAACGTATTTGGGTTCAAAGCCCTACGTGCTCTACGTTTGGAGGATCTACGAATTCCCCCTACTTATTCAAAAACTTTCCAAGGCCCGCCTCATGGTATCCAAGTTGAAAGAGATAAGTTGAACAAGTATGGCCGTCCTTTATTGGGATGTACTATTAAACCAAAATTGGGATTATCCGCAAAAAATTATGGTAGAGCGTGTTATGAGTGTCTACGTGGTGGACTTGATTTTACCAAAGATGATGAAAACGTAAACTCACAACCATTTATGCGCTGGAGAGACCGTTTTGTCTTTTGTGCCGAAGCTATTTATAAATCACAGGCCGAAACCGGTGAAATCAAGGGGCATTACTTGAATGCGACTGCGGGTACATGTGAAGAAATGATTAAGAGAGCTGTATTTGCGAGAGAATTAGGGGTTCCTATTGTAATGCATGACTACTTAACCGGGGGATTCACCGCAAATACTACTTTGGCTCACTATTGCCGCGACAATGGCTTACTTCTTCACATTCACCGTGCAATGCATGCAGTTATTGATAGACAGAAAAATCATGGTATGCATTTCCGTGTATTAGCTAAAGCATTGCGTATGTCTGGGGGAGATCATATCCACTCCGGTACAGTAGTAGGTAAGTTAGAAGGGGAACGCGAAATGACTTTAGGTTTTGTTGATTTATTGCGCGATGATTTTATTGAAAAAGATCGTGCTCGCGGTATCTTTTTCACTCAGGACTGGGTATCCATGCCAGGTGTTATACCGGTAGCTTCAGGTGGTATTCATGTTTGGCATATGCCAGCTCTGACCGAAATCTTTGGGGACGATTCTGTATTACAATTTGGTGGAGGAACTTTAGGACATCCTTGGGGGAATGCACCTGGTGCAGCAGCTAATCGAGTGGCTTTAGAAGCTTGTGTACAAGCTCGTAACGAAGGGCGTGATCTTGCTCGCGAAGGTAATGAAATTATCCGAGCAGCTTGCAAATGGAGTCCTGAACTAGCCGCAGCTTGTGAAGTATGGAAGGCGATCAAATTCGAGTTCGAGCCGGTAGATACTATCGATAAGAAGGTCTAA
- the LOC123422717 gene encoding ATP synthase subunit beta, chloroplastic produces the protein MRTNPTTSRPGVSTSEEKSTGRIDQIIGPVLDVTFPPGKLPYIYNALVVQSRDTADKQINVTCEVQQLLGNNRVRAVAMSATDGLMRGMEVIDTGAPLSVPVGGATLGRIFNVLGEPVDNLGPVDSSATFPIHRSAPAFIELDTKLSIFETGIKVVDLLAPYRRGGKIGLFGGAGVGKTVLIMELINNIAKAHGGVSVFGGVGERTREGNDLYMEMKESGVINEKNIEESKVALVYGQMNEPPGARMRVGLTALTMAEYFRDVNKQDVLLFIDNIFRFVQAGSEVSALLGRMPSAVGYQPTLSTEMGSLQERIASTKKGSITSIQAVYVPADDLTDPAPATTFAHLDATTVLSRGLASKGIYPAVDPLDSTSTMLQPRIVGNEHYETAQRVKETLQRYKELQDIIAILGLDELSEEDRLTVARARKIERFLSQPFFVAEVFTGSPGKYVALAETIRGFQLILSGELDGLPEQAFYLVGNIDEASTKAITLEEENKSQK, from the coding sequence ATGAGAACCAATCCTACTACTTCTCGTCCCGGGGTTTCCACAAGTGAAGAAAAAAGTACAGGtcgtatcgatcaaattattggaCCCGTGCTGGATGTCACTTTTCCCCCGGGCAAGTTACCTTATATTTATAACGCTTTAGTAGTCCAGAGTAGAGACACTGCCGATAAGCAAATTAATGTGACTTGTGAGGTACAACAATTATTAGGAAATAATCGAGTTAGAGCTGTAGCTATGAGTGCTACGGACGGGTTGATGAGAGGAATGGAAGTGATTGACACGGGAGCTCCTCTCAGTGTTCCGGTCGGTGGAGCTACTCTCGGACGAATTTTCAACGTTCTTGGGGAGCCTGTTGACAATTTGGGTCCTGTAGATAGTAGTGCAACGTTCCCTATTCATAGATCTGCGCCTGCCTTTATCGAGTTAGATACGAAATTATCCATCTTTGAAACAGGTATTAAGGTCGTCGATCTTTTAGCTCCTTATCGACGTGGAGGAAAAATAGGACTATTTGGGGGGGCTGGAGTAGGTAAAACAGTACTGATCATGGAATTAATCAATAACATTGCTAAAGCTCATGGGGGCGTATCCGTATTCGGTGGAGTAGGGGAACGGACTCGTGAAGGAAATGATCTTTATATGGAAATGAAGGAATCCGGAGTAATTAATGAAAAAAATATTGAAGAATCAAAGGTAGCTCTAGTCTATGGCCAAATGAATGAACCACCGGGAGCTCGTATGAGAGTTGGTTTAACTGCCCTAACTATGGCAGAATATTTCCGAGATGTTAATAAGCAAGACGTGCTTTTATTTATCGATAATATCTTTCGTTTTGTTCAAGCAGGATCAGAGGTATCCGCTTTATTAGGGAGAATGCCCTCCGCAGTGGGTTATCAACCTACTCTTAGTACAGAAATGGGTTCTTTGCAAGAAAGAATTGCTTCTACTAAAAAGGGATCTATAACTTCGATTCAAGCAGTTTATGTACCTGCGGACGATTTGACCGACCCTGcccctgccacaacatttgcacaTTTGGATGCTACTACCGTACTTTCCAGAGGATTAGCTTCCAAGGGTATTTATCCAGCAGTAGATCCTTTAGATTCAACATCAACTATGTTACAGCCTCGGATCGTTGGCAACGAACATTATGAAACTGCGCAAAGAGTTAAGGAAACTTTACAACGTTACAAAGAACTTCAGGACATTATCGCAATTCTTGGCTTGGATGAATTATCGGAAGAGGATCGTTTAACTGTAGCAAGAGCAAGAAAAATTGAGCGTTTCTTATCACAACCGTTCTTTGTGGCAGAAGTTTTTACTGGTTCTCCAGGAAAGTATGTTGCTCTTGCGGAAACTATTAGGGGATTTCAACTAATCCTTTCCGGAGAATTAGACGGCCTACCTGAACAGGCTTTTTATTTGGTGGGTAACATCGATGAAGCTAGCACGAAAGCTATAACcttagaagaggagaacaaatcgcAGAAATGA
- the LOC123422719 gene encoding photosystem I P700 chlorophyll a apoprotein A1-like (The sequence of the model RefSeq protein was modified relative to this genomic sequence to represent the inferred CDS: added 23 bases not found in genome assembly) yields the protein MIIRSPEPEVKIVVDRDPVKTSFEEWARPGHFSRTLAKGPDTTTWIWNLHADAHDFDSHTGDLEEISRKVFSAHFGQLSIIFLWLSGMYFHGARFSNYEAWLSDPTHIGPSAQVVWPIVGQEILNGDVGGGFRGIQITSGFFQLWRASGITSELQLYCTAIGALVFAALMLFAGWFHYHKAAPKLAWFQDVESMLNHHLAGLLGLGSLSWAGHQIHVSLPINQFLDAGVDPKEIPLPHEFILNRDLLAQLYPSFAEGATPFFTLNWSKYAEFLTFRGGLDPVTGGLWLTDIAHHHLAIAILFLIAGHMYRTNWGIGHGLKDILEAHKGPFTGQGHKGLYEILTTSWHAQLSLSLAHHML from the coding sequence ATGATTATTCGTTCGCCGGAACCAGAAGTAAAAATTGTTGTGGATAGGGATCCTGTAAAAACATCTTTTGAGGAATGGGCGAGACCCGGCCATTTCTCAAGAACACTAGCTAAGGGCCCTGATACTACCACTTGGATCTGGAACCTACATGCTGATGCTCACGATTTCGATAGTCATACTGGTGATTTGGAGGAGATTTCTAGAAAAGTTTTTAGTGCTCATTTCGGGCAACTTTCCATTATCTTTCTTTGGTTGAGTGGCATGTACTTTCATGGTGCCCGTTTTTCCAATTATGAAGCATGGCTAAGTGATCCTACTCACATTGGACCCAGTGCTCAGGTAGTTTGGCCTATAGTAGGGCAAGAAATATTGAATGGTGATGTAGGTGGGGGTTTCCGAGGAATCCAAATAACCTCTGGTTTTTTTCAGCTTTGGCGAGCATCTGGAATAACTAGTGAATTACAACTCTATTGTACTGCAATTGGTGCATTGGTTTTTGCAGCGTTAATGCTTTTTGCTGGTTGGTTCCATTATCACAAAGCCGCTCCCAAATTGGCCTGGTTCCAAGATGTAGAATCCATGTTGAATCACCACTTAGCGGGATTATTAGGACTTGGGTCTCTTTCTTGGGCGGGACACCAAATTCATGTATCTTTACCAATTAACCAATTTCTTGACGCTGGGGTGGATCCTAAAGAGATACCACTTCCTCATGAATTTATCTTGAATCGGGACCTTTTGGCTCAACTTTATCCTAGTTTTGCCGAAGGAGCAACCCCTTTTTTCACTTTAAATTGGTCCAAATACGCAGAATTTCTGACTTTTCGTGGAGGACTAGATCCAGTAACCGGTGGTCTCTGGCTGACCGATATTGCACACCATCATTTAGCTATTGCTATTCTTTTCCTAATCGCAGGTCATATGTATAGGACCAACTGGGGTATTGGCCATGGACTTAAAGATATTTTGGAGGCTCACAAGGGCCCATTTACAGGACAAGGCCATAAGGGTCTTTATGAAATCTTAACAACGTCATGGCATGCTCAATTATCTCTTA